A genomic segment from Polyangium mundeleinium encodes:
- a CDS encoding helix-turn-helix domain-containing protein, producing MPRRREPDPFALQVGIRIKQLREEQGLTMEKLAFESELGSKGHLSNLERGLARPTIHTLRVLAERLEVDVLDLLTFPEQGDRQKLVDLTRYLGRGTIRKLLKDILKDMAPLESAKEPAAAAPPPKKAAKRKSTPAKARKKKRSA from the coding sequence ATGCCGCGACGACGCGAGCCCGATCCGTTCGCCCTCCAGGTTGGAATCCGCATCAAGCAGCTCCGCGAGGAGCAGGGTCTCACGATGGAGAAGCTCGCCTTCGAGAGCGAGCTCGGATCGAAGGGACACCTGTCGAACCTGGAGCGAGGGCTCGCGAGGCCCACGATCCACACGCTGAGGGTCCTCGCGGAGCGGCTGGAGGTCGACGTGCTCGACCTCCTCACGTTCCCCGAGCAAGGCGATCGCCAGAAGCTCGTCGACCTGACGCGTTACCTCGGGCGCGGGACGATCCGCAAGCTGCTCAAGGACATCCTCAAGGACATGGCGCCGCTCGAGTCCGCGAAGGAGCCCGCGGCCGCGGCGCCTCCGCCGAAGAAGGCCGCCAAGCGGAAAAGCACGCCCGCGAAGGCGCGCAAGAAGAAGCGCTCGGCGTAG
- the pssA gene encoding CDP-diacylglycerol--serine O-phosphatidyltransferase, translating to MGKGIRLRKFELKKTLFLLPNLITLTSIFCGFDSIRTSATAQGEADFYRAALLIVFAMFFDTLDGRVARATKTQSAFGLQIDSLADVVSFGVAPSLLLYQWTLNRLGTLGLVASFLFTACGAIRLARFNVLSTGDDGKPSKPSKYIVGLPIPGAAGILVSLVVASHAAGGMLGRAEYTVLMLGVTIGLSMLMVSTIRFRSFKDVKLNAGTALLAAFMVGSSVAVSLKMQPAFVLVWLLGCYVTMGILESLWHLPRRLRASLLAGDSNQPPPAASA from the coding sequence ATGGGGAAGGGCATCCGGCTGCGGAAATTCGAGCTCAAGAAGACGCTCTTCTTGCTGCCGAACCTGATCACGCTGACGAGCATCTTCTGCGGCTTCGACAGCATCCGGACCTCGGCGACGGCGCAAGGCGAGGCGGACTTCTACCGCGCCGCGTTGCTCATCGTCTTCGCGATGTTCTTCGACACGCTCGACGGCCGCGTCGCGCGGGCGACGAAGACGCAGAGCGCGTTCGGGCTCCAGATCGACTCGCTCGCCGACGTGGTGTCGTTCGGCGTCGCGCCGTCGCTCCTGCTCTACCAGTGGACGCTGAACCGGCTCGGCACGCTCGGGCTCGTGGCGTCGTTCCTGTTCACGGCGTGCGGGGCGATCCGGCTCGCACGGTTCAACGTGCTCTCGACCGGCGACGACGGCAAACCCTCGAAGCCGTCGAAGTACATCGTGGGCCTGCCGATCCCGGGCGCCGCGGGCATCCTCGTCTCGCTCGTCGTCGCGAGCCACGCCGCCGGCGGGATGCTCGGGCGCGCCGAGTACACCGTGCTGATGCTCGGCGTGACGATCGGTTTGTCGATGCTGATGGTGTCGACGATCCGGTTCCGCTCCTTCAAGGACGTGAAGCTCAATGCGGGGACGGCCCTGCTCGCCGCGTTCATGGTGGGTTCGTCCGTCGCGGTGTCGCTGAAGATGCAGCCGGCGTTCGTGCTGGTGTGGTTGCTCGGCTGCTACGTGACGATGGGGATCCTGGAGTCGTTGTGGCACCTGCCCCGGCGGCTCCGCGCGAGCCTGCTCGCCGGCGACTCGAATCAGCCCCCGCCCGCGGCGTCGGCCTGA
- a CDS encoding ABC transporter ATP-binding protein → MLAIEARGLRKTYGGGWPRGAGREALAGLDLAVDEGAAFGLIGLNGAGKTTFIKSLLGVVRPSAGVVRVLGKDPEDPTARAKVGYLPERLFLPHAFTPVQFLASVARLKGLPRADDEVRRQIGRVGLSGEEGRRIGGFSKGMRQRLGLAAALLGGPMLLVLDEPTDGVDPLGRAEIRRILAEERARGATLFLNSHLLSETERVCDRIGILSGGRLLREGPIEALCGSETRYRVRFAPPVDIEALAALGFRAGDGEGVFVVDAADPTALNDFLDQARRTGARLVGLTHDVRDLEDVLAEALGQGGERGHA, encoded by the coding sequence ATGCTGGCCATCGAGGCCCGGGGGCTGCGCAAGACATATGGCGGGGGATGGCCTCGGGGCGCGGGACGGGAGGCGCTCGCGGGGCTTGATCTCGCGGTGGACGAGGGGGCGGCGTTTGGGCTGATCGGGCTCAATGGCGCGGGAAAAACCACGTTCATCAAGTCGCTGCTCGGCGTCGTGCGGCCGAGCGCGGGCGTCGTGCGTGTCCTCGGCAAGGATCCGGAGGATCCGACGGCGCGCGCGAAGGTCGGGTATCTGCCCGAGCGCCTCTTCTTGCCGCATGCGTTTACGCCCGTGCAATTTTTGGCGAGTGTGGCGCGGCTGAAAGGGCTCCCGCGGGCCGACGACGAGGTGCGGCGGCAGATCGGGCGGGTGGGTTTGTCGGGGGAAGAGGGGCGGCGCATCGGGGGTTTTTCCAAGGGAATGCGACAGCGGCTCGGGCTCGCGGCGGCGCTGCTCGGTGGGCCGATGCTCCTTGTGCTCGACGAGCCGACGGACGGCGTCGATCCGCTCGGCCGGGCGGAGATCCGGCGGATCCTCGCGGAGGAGCGGGCGCGGGGCGCGACGCTGTTTCTGAATTCGCATCTTCTTTCGGAGACGGAGCGCGTCTGCGATCGGATCGGCATTCTCTCGGGCGGGCGGCTCCTCCGGGAAGGGCCGATCGAGGCGCTCTGCGGGAGCGAGACGCGGTATCGCGTGCGGTTTGCCCCCCCCGTCGATATCGAGGCGCTCGCGGCGCTTGGCTTTCGGGCCGGGGACGGCGAGGGCGTGTTCGTCGTGGATGCGGCGGATCCTACGGCGTTGAATGATTTCTTGGATCAAGCCCGGCGCACGGGGGCGCGGCTCGTGGGGCTCACGCACGACGTGCGAGATCTCGAGGACGTGCTGGCGGAGGCGCTCGGCCAGGGAGGAGAGCGGGGACACGCGTGA
- a CDS encoding cytochrome C assembly family protein, whose amino-acid sequence MTRALSTGTFFVAVLLYGAASALFFLDIARKETRITASIGSVPPPRRTSFAATSLGVAAAFHLAYVTFASLVARVCPVNSVHFSLSMASILAIAVYLPARRWVRIDAIGVLLAPLGLVFVLGTYFLGQPGPAHSLSPVFLALHVLANLAGTALFLLAGGAAMLYLVQEKRLKKKRTDRLRIGNLPPLEVLDQAVHRFLVAGFPLLTLGVLTGTIWAKGLENGSFEEILRAVLGYTTWLVIAAVLLLRAAAGWRGRRAAYGTIAGFCCVAAVLVVYLVRPVVELGSPRLGG is encoded by the coding sequence ATGACGCGCGCTCTCTCCACGGGGACGTTCTTCGTGGCCGTGTTGCTCTACGGGGCAGCGAGCGCCCTCTTTTTCCTCGACATCGCCCGCAAGGAGACGCGGATCACCGCGTCGATCGGCTCCGTGCCGCCGCCGCGGCGCACGTCGTTTGCAGCGACGAGCCTCGGGGTGGCCGCGGCGTTTCACCTCGCCTACGTGACGTTCGCGAGCCTTGTCGCGCGCGTGTGCCCGGTCAACTCGGTGCATTTCTCGCTCTCCATGGCGTCCATCCTGGCGATCGCGGTGTACCTGCCGGCGCGGCGCTGGGTCCGCATCGACGCGATCGGCGTCTTGCTCGCGCCGCTCGGGCTCGTCTTCGTGCTCGGCACGTATTTCCTCGGTCAGCCAGGACCCGCGCATTCGCTGAGCCCCGTCTTCCTCGCGCTGCACGTGCTCGCGAACCTCGCAGGGACGGCGCTGTTCCTGCTCGCGGGCGGCGCGGCGATGCTCTACCTCGTCCAGGAGAAGCGCCTGAAGAAGAAGCGCACGGACCGCCTGCGGATCGGCAACCTGCCGCCGCTCGAGGTCCTCGATCAGGCCGTGCACCGCTTCCTCGTCGCGGGCTTCCCGCTGCTCACGCTCGGCGTGCTGACGGGCACGATCTGGGCGAAGGGCCTGGAGAACGGCTCCTTCGAGGAGATCCTGCGGGCCGTGCTGGGGTACACGACGTGGCTCGTGATCGCGGCCGTGCTGCTTCTGCGCGCTGCGGCGGGGTGGCGCGGCAGGCGGGCGGCGTACGGGACGATCGCAGGGTTCTGCTGCGTGGCCGCGGTGCTCGTGGTCTACCTCGTGCGGCCCGTGGTCGAGCTCGGCTCGCCGAGGCTCGGAGGCTAG
- a CDS encoding alpha/beta fold hydrolase has translation MLSVDVAHGVDAGMFVRDYHPSARSTPLVYLHGLAGHGLVFEAVALHARLAAHRHVVPDLPGHGRSVPAPRPAPLTAFADHFARWLGGRFGERVALVGHGLGGTLAALIAERHPGLVRALVDVDGPKTVDDCTSLRPAAELTLTDLGGPGINALRDAVRRASRGATTAEDPGRVPCDARLLHAWGRELVSLAEEGSLAWRLARLSVPALFVTGSRGGISPRSLSRLAEARVVVAEMPNAGPSPFLERPHEFAAILSDFLRFRS, from the coding sequence ATGCTGTCGGTCGATGTGGCGCACGGGGTCGATGCAGGGATGTTCGTCCGGGACTATCACCCGTCCGCGCGGAGCACCCCGCTCGTGTATCTGCACGGGCTCGCCGGACACGGGCTCGTGTTCGAGGCGGTCGCGCTGCACGCGCGGCTCGCCGCGCACCGGCACGTCGTGCCCGATCTTCCAGGGCACGGGCGCAGCGTCCCAGCCCCGCGGCCCGCGCCGCTCACGGCGTTCGCCGATCACTTCGCGAGGTGGCTCGGAGGCCGCTTCGGCGAGCGCGTGGCCCTCGTCGGGCACGGCCTCGGCGGGACACTCGCCGCGCTCATCGCCGAGCGCCACCCAGGCCTCGTCCGCGCCCTCGTGGACGTCGACGGCCCGAAGACCGTGGACGACTGCACGAGCCTCCGCCCCGCCGCGGAGCTGACCCTCACGGATCTCGGCGGCCCGGGCATCAACGCCCTGCGCGACGCGGTGAGGCGCGCCTCGCGTGGAGCAACGACGGCCGAAGACCCGGGCCGCGTCCCCTGCGACGCGCGCCTGCTTCACGCCTGGGGCCGCGAGCTCGTGTCGCTCGCCGAGGAGGGCTCGCTCGCGTGGCGGCTCGCCCGTTTGTCCGTGCCCGCGCTCTTCGTCACGGGCAGCCGCGGCGGGATCTCACCGCGCTCGCTCTCGCGCCTCGCGGAGGCACGTGTCGTCGTCGCGGAGATGCCCAACGCCGGACCCTCGCCCTTCCTGGAGCGACCGCACGAGTTCGCAGCGATCCTCAGCGACTTCCTGCGCTTCCGATCGTGA
- a CDS encoding alpha/beta hydrolase family esterase gives MTRFYRSLVFASIPFTFALACSSNPPASSGGAGSGGTGGSGGIGGEDPGELVVGGDRPVTVHVPPSIDPGKPSPLVILLHGYGASGLVQELLFQLKPQADKHGFLYAHPDGTSDTSSKRFWNATDACCDFGGVGVDDVAYLSGLVTEIGQHYKVDPKRVYFVGHSNGGFMSHRMACDRSDLVAGIASLAGATWSDPAKCAAEKPVAVLQIHGTADDTVPYDGEAIMGVSVPGAVATAEQWAQKNGCALTPSAGEALDLDATIDGAETSVSQYTTGCKAGGAAELWTIDGGTHVPGLGANFAPAVVEWLLAHPKP, from the coding sequence ATGACGCGCTTCTACCGCTCCCTCGTCTTCGCATCCATACCGTTCACATTCGCCCTGGCTTGCTCCTCGAATCCCCCGGCATCGAGCGGCGGCGCAGGCTCGGGAGGCACCGGCGGATCCGGGGGCATCGGCGGCGAGGATCCCGGCGAGCTCGTGGTCGGCGGCGATCGCCCCGTCACCGTCCATGTCCCGCCCAGCATCGACCCCGGCAAACCCTCCCCGCTCGTGATCCTGCTGCACGGCTACGGCGCCTCCGGCCTCGTCCAGGAGCTCCTGTTTCAATTGAAACCCCAGGCCGACAAACACGGCTTTTTGTATGCGCACCCGGACGGCACATCCGACACGAGCTCGAAGCGCTTCTGGAACGCGACCGACGCCTGTTGCGATTTCGGCGGCGTGGGCGTCGACGACGTCGCCTACCTCTCGGGCCTCGTCACCGAGATCGGCCAGCATTACAAGGTCGACCCGAAGCGCGTGTATTTCGTGGGCCATTCCAATGGCGGCTTCATGTCGCACCGGATGGCCTGCGACCGCTCGGACCTCGTCGCCGGCATCGCGAGCCTCGCGGGCGCGACGTGGAGCGATCCTGCGAAATGTGCGGCCGAAAAACCCGTCGCGGTCCTGCAGATCCACGGCACCGCGGACGACACCGTCCCCTACGACGGCGAGGCGATCATGGGCGTGAGTGTTCCGGGCGCCGTGGCGACGGCCGAGCAATGGGCCCAGAAAAACGGCTGCGCGCTCACGCCGTCCGCAGGCGAAGCTCTCGACCTCGACGCCACGATTGACGGCGCCGAGACCAGCGTCTCGCAATACACGACGGGCTGCAAGGCAGGCGGCGCGGCGGAGCTCTGGACGATCGACGGAGGGACACACGTCCCGGGCCTCGGAGCGAATTTCGCGCCGGCGGTGGTGGAGTGGCTCCTTGCGCACCCGAAGCCGTGA
- a CDS encoding CHAT domain-containing protein — protein sequence MARAYRTFRRISSVFLLAGVTLAAAPALGVPQAAPKAAPAKGPPSSADLAALKEAQDLAVQAQQLLERKQYDAALASAQKALGIREKIEPESVLTKMSVRQMAEIHEGKKQYTRAVPYRERALTLVEKNPSNEADIRFRIHELAVTLHAAGEHARAITLFEREIALAVKASRGVEGESAIGPIAAMAEPLKALRRYDEAEAALLRAIKICENVTRDRKPYPYLLVNLGRLYHETGRYTRAEPVRAQAVERVADVGGFRSNATDEMGHLAQTRMALQDYPGAQIVLDEIVAIMHEHEGEASLAYASALMMRAVLDVETGAYDQAEPRLSRAQAILDKNAEKGKDAPDLRVVLQWIFGRIATQKGDFTRAEGLLSRTLTHYEKTLGPKDKSVAEVAANLADLYRRAQKLDKAEVHAARALGIHDEQLPPMHPDRAESRAILGRIREMRGDAASAKKLHEEALAAREKTFGKEHPFVASSLLDLADLARRQKNAGEAEGFYKRAIGIFEKTFGAEHEKVASGLEGLAALYVELGKFDLALRAATRAAEIRERQAALVIAGGSEAQKRAFVATMRVGTDFLTSLHARTMPADADARKLALTTIFQRKGRVLDVMASSLAALRRKLGPEEAKLADELAAARSEVARLAMRGPAGAPLDEFKAELAQREEKARSIEEKMGGRSDVFRAEETPVTIERVQALLPAGTALVELSVYVPRRSADVDLPSREGPPRVAAYVLDAAGKVTFVDLGESAPIEAATKALRETLTSSLDQDPKPPARALDELVMRKIRPLLGGKTKLMIAADGALSLVPFAALVDEDGRYLVERYEISYLTSGRDLLRLARTAPSRQSALVVANPAFGRREQGESALAALEDKPDAKSRGLDKAFFEPLPATAAEARALAPILPGAMVHVDLEATESTLKKAQAPRIVHVATHGFFLAAKGAAARAPEQGERGLELEAAPDWLPDDPLLRSGLALAGANAKKGGGGEDGILTALEASSLDLWGTKLVVLSACETGLGDVQRGEGVYGLRRALFVAGAESLVASLWKVADEETQRLMVAYYQRVTKGSGRSPALRDVQLAMLADAPTSHPYFWASFGVFGDPSPMGVDVVGDRRTPHEGPRVMPVRPSPRGCACTIPASTGEGPLGLVGMFGLLALVARRRNR from the coding sequence ATGGCGCGAGCTTACCGCACGTTCCGTCGGATCTCCTCGGTGTTCCTCCTCGCAGGGGTGACGCTCGCCGCGGCGCCGGCCCTGGGCGTGCCGCAGGCGGCGCCCAAGGCGGCGCCGGCAAAAGGCCCGCCCTCGAGCGCGGACCTCGCGGCGCTGAAAGAAGCGCAGGATCTCGCTGTTCAGGCGCAGCAGTTGCTGGAAAGAAAGCAATACGACGCGGCGCTCGCGTCGGCGCAGAAGGCCCTCGGGATCCGGGAGAAGATCGAGCCCGAAAGCGTCTTGACGAAGATGAGCGTGCGCCAGATGGCGGAGATTCACGAGGGGAAGAAGCAGTACACGCGCGCCGTGCCTTACCGGGAGCGCGCCCTCACGCTCGTCGAGAAGAATCCGAGCAACGAGGCGGATATCCGCTTTCGCATCCACGAGCTCGCGGTGACGTTGCACGCCGCGGGCGAGCACGCGCGCGCCATCACGCTGTTCGAGCGCGAGATCGCCCTCGCCGTGAAGGCCAGCCGCGGCGTGGAGGGGGAGAGCGCGATCGGGCCGATCGCGGCGATGGCGGAGCCGCTGAAGGCACTCCGGCGGTACGACGAGGCCGAAGCCGCGCTGCTCCGCGCGATCAAGATCTGCGAGAACGTCACGCGGGATCGAAAACCTTATCCGTACCTACTCGTGAACCTCGGCCGTTTGTACCACGAGACCGGCCGGTACACGCGGGCCGAGCCGGTGCGCGCGCAAGCCGTCGAGCGCGTGGCGGACGTGGGGGGATTTCGCTCCAACGCCACGGATGAGATGGGCCACCTCGCGCAGACGCGGATGGCGCTGCAGGACTATCCGGGCGCGCAGATCGTGCTCGACGAGATCGTGGCCATCATGCACGAGCACGAGGGGGAAGCGAGCCTCGCGTATGCGAGCGCGCTCATGATGCGCGCCGTGCTCGACGTGGAGACGGGGGCGTATGACCAGGCCGAGCCGAGGCTCTCGCGCGCGCAGGCGATCCTCGACAAGAACGCCGAAAAGGGGAAGGACGCGCCGGACCTGCGGGTCGTCTTGCAGTGGATCTTCGGGCGCATCGCGACGCAGAAGGGAGATTTTACCCGCGCCGAAGGGCTGCTCTCGCGCACGCTCACCCATTACGAGAAGACACTCGGGCCGAAGGACAAGTCCGTGGCCGAAGTGGCGGCGAACCTCGCCGATCTCTACCGGCGCGCGCAGAAACTCGACAAGGCCGAGGTCCACGCGGCGCGGGCGCTAGGGATCCACGACGAGCAGCTCCCGCCCATGCACCCGGATCGCGCCGAGTCGCGGGCGATCCTCGGGCGCATCCGCGAGATGCGCGGCGACGCGGCGAGCGCGAAGAAGCTCCACGAAGAGGCGCTCGCGGCGCGGGAAAAGACGTTCGGCAAGGAGCACCCGTTCGTCGCATCGTCGTTGCTCGATCTCGCGGATCTCGCGCGGAGGCAGAAGAACGCGGGCGAGGCCGAGGGGTTTTACAAAAGGGCGATCGGGATTTTCGAGAAGACGTTCGGCGCCGAGCACGAAAAGGTCGCCTCGGGGCTCGAAGGGCTCGCCGCGTTGTACGTGGAATTGGGCAAGTTCGATCTGGCCCTGCGCGCCGCGACACGGGCGGCCGAGATCCGCGAGCGGCAGGCGGCGCTCGTGATCGCCGGCGGATCCGAGGCGCAAAAGCGCGCGTTCGTGGCGACGATGCGCGTAGGGACCGATTTTCTGACGAGCCTGCATGCGCGGACGATGCCCGCGGATGCGGACGCGAGGAAGCTCGCGCTGACCACGATCTTCCAGCGCAAGGGGCGCGTGCTCGACGTCATGGCGAGCTCGCTCGCGGCGCTGCGCCGCAAGCTCGGGCCCGAGGAGGCGAAGCTCGCGGACGAGCTCGCGGCGGCGCGCAGCGAGGTCGCGCGGCTCGCCATGCGAGGGCCCGCGGGCGCGCCGCTCGACGAGTTCAAAGCCGAGCTCGCGCAGCGCGAGGAGAAGGCGCGGTCGATCGAGGAGAAGATGGGCGGGCGGAGCGACGTGTTCCGCGCCGAGGAGACGCCCGTCACGATCGAGCGCGTGCAGGCCCTTTTGCCTGCGGGGACGGCGCTCGTGGAGCTTTCGGTGTACGTGCCGCGGCGCTCGGCCGACGTCGACCTGCCGAGCCGCGAGGGGCCGCCGCGCGTCGCGGCATACGTGCTCGACGCCGCGGGGAAGGTGACGTTCGTCGATCTCGGCGAGAGCGCGCCGATCGAGGCGGCGACGAAGGCGCTGCGCGAGACGCTCACGTCGTCGCTCGACCAGGATCCGAAGCCGCCCGCGCGGGCGCTCGACGAGCTCGTCATGCGCAAGATCCGGCCGCTCCTCGGGGGAAAAACCAAGCTTATGATCGCGGCCGATGGCGCGCTGTCGCTCGTGCCGTTTGCGGCGCTCGTCGACGAGGACGGGCGGTACCTGGTCGAGCGGTACGAGATCTCGTACCTCACGAGCGGGCGGGATCTCCTGCGGCTCGCGCGCACGGCGCCGTCGCGGCAGAGCGCGCTCGTGGTGGCGAACCCGGCGTTCGGGCGGCGCGAGCAAGGGGAGAGCGCGCTCGCAGCGCTGGAGGACAAACCCGACGCGAAGTCGCGGGGCCTCGACAAAGCGTTTTTCGAGCCGCTGCCGGCGACGGCGGCCGAGGCGCGCGCGCTCGCCCCGATCCTGCCCGGCGCCATGGTGCACGTGGACCTGGAGGCGACGGAGTCGACGCTGAAGAAGGCGCAGGCGCCGCGGATCGTGCACGTGGCGACGCACGGGTTTTTCCTGGCCGCGAAGGGCGCGGCGGCGCGGGCGCCGGAGCAAGGCGAGCGTGGGCTCGAGCTCGAAGCGGCGCCGGACTGGCTGCCGGACGATCCGTTGCTGCGATCGGGGCTCGCGCTCGCGGGGGCGAACGCGAAGAAGGGCGGAGGCGGCGAGGACGGGATCCTCACGGCGCTCGAGGCGAGCTCGCTCGATCTTTGGGGCACCAAGCTTGTCGTGCTCTCGGCGTGCGAGACGGGCCTCGGCGACGTGCAGCGCGGCGAGGGCGTGTACGGCCTGCGGCGCGCGCTTTTCGTGGCCGGCGCCGAGTCGCTCGTCGCGAGCTTGTGGAAGGTCGCGGACGAGGAGACGCAGCGGCTCATGGTGGCCTATTACCAGCGCGTCACGAAGGGCAGCGGTCGGAGCCCCGCGCTCCGGGACGTGCAACTCGCGATGCTCGCCGACGCGCCCACGTCGCATCCCTACTTTTGGGCGAGCTTCGGCGTGTTCGGCGATCCGTCGCCGATGGGCGTCGATGTCGTGGGCGACCGGCGAACGCCGCACGAAGGGCCGCGGGTCATGCCCGTTCGGCCCAGTCCGCGCGGGTGTGCGTGCACGATCCCCGCATCGACGGGGGAGGGGCCGCTCGGGCTCGTGGGTATGTTCGGGCTCCTCGCGCTCGTCGCGCGGCGCCGGAATCGGTGA
- a CDS encoding ABC transporter permease subunit: MKSFVVARDLLREAASRRWFLALGLGITLMLVVMGLSLRMDVVDGALAATRLFGKSMNTQIRATDLALRPAFVASSYLIFYGGLLFGVVACADFGPSLLAPGRIEHLLSLPVRRFELVVGTFLGVLALALVGALYGAGGLVLIFGVKTGVFSGRLIVSALLASVTFSAIYGAMLTVAIAARSAALSAASGGALVLLGIVAGERERIAEFFDPGISRTIFRGLTLFLPRVSSLARSAGEIAGSEPVDPAALTSLLLGLVVFGLAALSLGIHLFERKDF; the protein is encoded by the coding sequence GTGAAATCGTTTGTCGTGGCCAGGGATCTCCTGCGCGAGGCGGCGTCGCGGCGTTGGTTCCTCGCGCTCGGCCTCGGGATCACCCTGATGCTCGTGGTGATGGGTTTGTCCTTGCGGATGGACGTCGTCGACGGGGCGCTCGCGGCGACGCGGCTCTTCGGCAAATCGATGAACACGCAGATCCGCGCGACGGACCTGGCGCTCCGGCCGGCGTTCGTGGCGTCGTCGTACCTGATTTTTTACGGAGGCCTCCTTTTCGGCGTGGTCGCGTGCGCCGATTTCGGCCCGAGCCTGCTCGCGCCGGGGCGGATCGAGCACCTCCTCTCGTTGCCGGTGCGGCGCTTCGAGCTCGTCGTGGGCACGTTCCTCGGCGTGCTCGCGCTCGCGCTGGTCGGGGCGCTTTATGGCGCGGGCGGGCTCGTCTTGATCTTCGGGGTGAAGACGGGCGTGTTTTCGGGGCGGCTCATCGTCTCGGCGTTGCTCGCGAGCGTGACGTTTTCCGCGATTTATGGCGCGATGCTGACGGTCGCGATCGCGGCCCGCAGCGCGGCGCTCTCGGCGGCGTCCGGGGGCGCGCTCGTGCTACTCGGGATCGTGGCCGGGGAGCGGGAGCGGATTGCGGAGTTTTTTGATCCGGGGATCTCGCGCACGATCTTTCGGGGGTTGACCCTGTTCCTCCCGCGGGTCTCGTCGCTCGCGCGTTCGGCCGGGGAGATCGCGGGGTCCGAGCCCGTGGATCCCGCTGCGCTGACGAGCTTGCTCCTGGGGCTCGTGGTCTTTGGTCTCGCGGCGCTCTCGCTCGGCATTCACCTCTTCGAACGGAAGGATTTCTGA
- a CDS encoding ATP-binding protein — MSRRFNTAGPNDPARHHTVPALSRVPGVREIIEQGSSFILHAPKQTGKTTALLDLAAVLNREGKYVAAVLSLEPGAALTSIDAAELAMLDSWRYDLAAYLPADVSVPRWPDAPQGNRIGAALSAFSQEAPRPLVILLDGLDSLSRDVRVSLVRQIRAGKPRRPRAFPWSIGFASVREPRELDAGQAPSSSRAPASSTGLDAEVLTLQGFSRSEVATLLQGLEERTGLELLPGAVERAHELTQGHPFLVNALAQRIADGSDGRKGPLTAVDIERAKDLLLDRRGGLLDEISDRMRDGKLRAALEQILAEAQREPPAEDLRGGIDLGLVRRMPDGTIALANPIFHALVARLLPGAVRSVFPVGQPAWVGPDGRLDTDRLLEAFLDFWRRHGDALFSSAPYGELSPLVLTAFLNRVVKSGGLIERVYAIGRGRMDVCIRQGGAAVALVVKVRRDRDPDPIPEGLAQVDEALARLGIEDGWLVVFDRRKGVSPVSQRLGAAKEKTPAGREVVLVRA; from the coding sequence ATGTCCCGCCGCTTCAACACGGCTGGCCCGAACGATCCGGCGCGCCACCACACGGTTCCCGCGCTGTCCCGTGTCCCCGGCGTCCGGGAAATCATCGAGCAGGGCAGTTCCTTCATCCTCCACGCGCCCAAGCAGACCGGCAAAACGACCGCGCTGCTCGACCTCGCCGCCGTGCTGAACCGGGAGGGCAAGTACGTCGCAGCCGTGCTCTCGCTGGAACCCGGCGCCGCGCTGACGAGCATCGACGCGGCCGAGCTCGCGATGCTCGACTCGTGGCGGTACGACCTCGCCGCCTACCTGCCCGCCGACGTCTCGGTCCCGCGCTGGCCCGACGCGCCCCAGGGAAACCGCATCGGCGCAGCGCTCTCGGCGTTCTCCCAGGAGGCGCCGCGGCCGCTCGTCATCCTCCTCGACGGCCTCGACTCCTTGTCGCGCGACGTGCGGGTCTCCCTCGTCCGGCAGATCCGCGCCGGCAAGCCACGCCGCCCGCGCGCCTTCCCTTGGTCGATCGGCTTCGCCTCGGTGCGCGAGCCCCGCGAGCTCGACGCAGGCCAGGCGCCTTCGAGCTCCCGCGCCCCCGCGAGCTCGACCGGCCTCGACGCCGAAGTACTCACCCTTCAGGGTTTTTCGCGTAGCGAGGTGGCGACGCTCCTCCAAGGGCTGGAAGAGCGGACGGGGCTCGAGCTCTTGCCCGGCGCCGTCGAGCGCGCCCACGAGCTCACCCAGGGACATCCTTTCCTCGTGAACGCGCTCGCGCAGCGGATCGCCGACGGCTCCGATGGTCGCAAGGGCCCGCTGACGGCGGTGGACATCGAGCGGGCGAAGGATCTCCTCCTCGATCGCCGCGGTGGCCTGCTCGACGAGATCAGCGATCGCATGCGTGACGGAAAGCTCCGGGCGGCGCTCGAGCAGATCCTCGCCGAGGCGCAACGCGAGCCGCCGGCCGAGGACTTGCGGGGCGGCATCGATCTCGGGCTCGTTCGGCGCATGCCCGATGGAACAATCGCGCTGGCGAACCCGATCTTCCACGCGCTCGTCGCGCGGCTCTTGCCTGGCGCGGTGCGATCGGTGTTCCCGGTCGGACAGCCGGCGTGGGTCGGGCCCGACGGGCGGCTCGACACGGATCGGCTGCTCGAAGCGTTCCTCGATTTCTGGCGGCGGCACGGCGACGCGCTTTTCTCCAGCGCGCCCTACGGCGAGCTGTCGCCGCTCGTGCTCACGGCGTTCTTGAACCGCGTCGTGAAGAGCGGTGGCCTCATCGAGCGGGTCTACGCCATCGGCCGCGGCCGCATGGACGTGTGCATCCGGCAGGGCGGAGCCGCGGTCGCGCTCGTGGTGAAGGTACGTCGCGACCGTGATCCGGATCCGATCCCCGAGGGGCTCGCGCAGGTCGACGAGGCGCTCGCGCGGCTCGGGATCGAGGACGGATGGCTCGTGGTGTTCGATCGGCGCAAGGGCGTCTCGCCCGTCTCGCAGCGGCTCGGCGCCGCGAAGGAGAAGACGCCTGCCGGGCGCGAGGTCGTGCTCGTCCGGGCGTGA